From the Triticum urartu cultivar G1812 chromosome 4, Tu2.1, whole genome shotgun sequence genome, the window cttcaatgtcttcatacatttttaggggtcatctctggtagtaaaaccgaatcaatgagggacttctacctgtgttatcctgcaattctcacaaacacattagtccctcaactaggtttgtcgtcaatactccaaaaccaactaggggtggcactagatgcacttatagagtcggagccagatacccattcaccaacatgagcttgatgtcttcgttttgtgtagctccttgatgacttgtcctttctttccgaatccttgcttctccgtgagggtcttcgttcataacgatcatctctactccttctttctctagatggtgattcttctcttctacttcttctcttggaagaatcttctcttctcttgtagggagccgtacactcattggaatagtgtccgggccttccacaattatagcagtttcgctctcgactagaagatcttttgtcattgtaggaccttgacttggagcttctatctttgcttctactcttgtagaacttgttgaagttcttcaccattaagctcaattcttcattgaaggtttgtttctcacttgatgatgtgggggcttcacatgaggctttataagcaccacttgatttgttgtgaagtttctctttatccttgagtgacatctcatgagcaacaattcttccgatgacttccgttggcttgagatctttataattgggcatcatttggatcaatgtgcacacggtatcatattttccatccaaggctcttaagatcttcttgatgatgaatctatcagtcatctcttcactccctaagccgtcaatctcatttgtgataagagcaagcctagagtacatttcaacgacaccttcaccatccttcattttgaacttgtcaagttgactttgaagcacatccaatttggattccttgacggagtcggtaccttcgtgcatatcaatcaaagtatcccaaatttcctttgcattctcaagatggctgattttgttgaattcttcggggcacaatccgttgaagaggatatcacaagcttgagcgttgtactgcagcatcttcaactcttccgcggtagcttcacggtttggttctttcccatcaaagaattcaccttgcaaaccaatacacacaatagcccaaacggcggggttatgtccaagaatatgcattttcatcttatgcttccaactagcaaaattagtaccatcaaagtaaggacctctacggtgataatttccctcgctagacgccatactctcctaggttgtgaaaccaaggatatgaccaccaaaagctatggaaatcaaagcaaatggagaccaaagctctgataccacttgtaggatcggaagtatgtctagaggggggtgattagactacttgaccaaataaaaatctagccttttcccaattttagttcttggcagattttagttatcttagcacaagtcaagcaatctccacacaattcaagcaagcatgcaaaagagtatatgagcagcggaaagtaaagcatgcaacttgcaagaatgtaaagggaagggtttggaggattcaaacgcaattggagacacggatgtttttgtcgtggttccgataggtggtgctatcgtacatccacgttgatggagacttcaacccacggagggtaacggttgcgcgagtccacggagggctccacccatgaagggtccacaaagaagcaaccttgtctattccatcacggccgtcgcccacgaaggacttgcctcactagcggtagatcttcacgaagtaggcgatctccttgcccttaaaaactccttggttcaactccataatcttgtcggaggctcccaagtgacacctagccaatctacgagacaccactctccaagaagtaacaaatggtgtgttgatgatgaactccttgctcttgtgcttcaaatgatagtctccccaacactcaactctctctcacgggatttggatttggtggaaagaagatttgagtggaaagtaacttggggaaggctagagatcaagattcatatggttggaatggaatatcttgagctcaacacaagtgtaggtggttctctctcagaaaatgtgtattggaagtgtagatgtgttctgatggctttctccacaaatgaagagagggtggaggggtatatatagcctccacacaaaatctaaccgttacacacaaactgccaaactcggtgggaccgaatggttaaactcggtcggatcGATTCaacaaacctagtgaccgttaggattttcggtgggactgagatgcaactcggtaggaccgatatggttagggttagggcataacgtaatctcggtgtgaccgattacacaaactcggtgggaccgattttggtaataagctaaccagagagttggtcaggtaaactcggtgggaccgattcgctcatctcggtgagaccgaaatgttacaaaagggaaacagagagtttacattacaatctcggtgggaccgatcgctcacttcggttagaccaaaacgttacgaagggaaacagagagattacaatcccatctcggtgagaccgagatccctatcggtgagaccgatttggctagggtttgtggcagtggctatgacatttgaaactagGTGgagccggatagaaagaatcggtggggccgagattgacttttggtttaggtcatatgtggatgtgggaaggtagttgagggttttggagcatatcactaagcactttgagcaagcaagccattaagcaacacctcatccctccttgatagtattggcttttcctatagactcaatgtgatcttggatcactaaaatataaaatgtagagtcttgagcttcaagcttgagccaaactttttgtccttggaattttgagggatccattttcctcatccatgccatgccattcattgagcttttcctgaaatattattcttggaataatgttagctcaatgagctatatgttgttaggaattaccaaaaccacccagggatagttgcactcaCGCTCaggttgcttaaaattcatgatttgAGTTCTAAGAGAAATAATTTTCACGGGCGAAAAATGCTTAGTAATAAAAGTATCATTGCACTTATCCTAAGAATTggtactattgcgaggcaaagaagaaaaccaattTTTTGCACGCTCTcacaaagaaaacagaaataatttcaacttcacaataccattgtccacatcttttttcttttgcatatcacataattctacgaatgtgttaagatgggacgcaacatcctcattaggagtaccagaaaactgatctttcataacaagattcaacaaagcggcattAGTATCACAAGATTCCGCACTAGTGGCaggaggagcaatcggagtgctaataaaatcattattgctggtattggaaaagtcacacaactTGGTGTTTTCTTGAGTCATCGTGATTATGCAAACAAGATTGCACAAAAAAATAGGTCTGACAAGAAAACGGCAAACGAAAAAGAGAGCGAATAAAACAACAAATTTttatgaagtgggggagatgaaaatgagaggcaaatggcaaataatgtaaattgcaatgagatgagatttgtgattaggaacctaatagatgttgatgatgtctccccggcaacggcgccagaaatcctttcCTGATGGCTCGTATCCGCGttagtatttccccaaagaggaagggatgatgcagtacaacTTCAGTAGGtattccctcagttatgaaaccaaggttatcgaaccagtaggagaactaAGCAACACTATATAaatggtacctgcacacaaagaacaaatacttgcaacccgacgcttaagaggggttgtcaatccctctcaGTTAAAAGATAGATTGGTTTGTATGAttttggataaatagatctcgcgataaaataaaataaagtaaaTAGATAAAAAGTACAACAAGGTATTTTTGAGTTTTTAGAATAATTGATCTTAaaacaaaagcaaataaaaatatatctcaaagcaaatatgataaatGATAGACTCGGGggcgtagatttcactagtgacttctctcgagaaaaatagcatacgacgggtaaacaaattactgtcgggcaattgatagaacttcaaacaattatgatgatatccagacaataatcattatataggcatcacgtccaagattagtagaccgactcccgcttgcatctactgctattactccacatatcgaccgctatccagcatgcatctagtgtattaagttcatggagaaacggagtaatgcaataagaacgacgacatgatgtagacaaaatCTATTCATGTAGggatagaccccatcttgttatcatTAATAGCAACGATCAATACATGTCTTGCTGTCCCTTCTGTCACTTGGAAAGAACACCGCACGaccgaacccatcacaaagcacctcttcccatggcaagaaaatcgatctagttggcctaactaaaccaaagattcgaaggaGAAATACGatgctataagtaatcatgcatataagagatcaaaagaagactcaaataactttcatggataaaatagatttgatcataaactcaaagttcaacggatcccaacaaacacaacgcaaaaagaGTTATATCacatagatctccaagagaccattgtattaagaatcaaaagaaagagaggaagccatctagctactaactatggacccgtaggtctacaatgaactactcacgcatcatcagagaggcaccaatgaggatgatgaaccccttcgtgatggtgtctagattggatctagtggttctggaacttgtggcggctggaattgtgtttcgtcgactcccctagggtttttggattttcgggttatttatagagtaaagagacGGTGTGGCAGGCGGCCGAGGTGGGCAGatcccaccagggcgcgcccaggtgggttgtgctcccctcggagctcCCCTTTGGTACTTATTTGGCCCAACAGGCGTCTTCTGGTATAGAAAAATCTCCAAAAaatttcgctgcgtttggactccgtttggtattgattttttgtgaagtaaaaaacaaacaaataacagcaactggcactgggcactatgtcaataggttagtcccaaaaaatgatataaagttgctagaaaatgattgtaaaacatccaaaaatGATAATATAGCAGTATGGAACAagaaaaaattatagatacgttggagacgtatcagcatccaaTGGTGGATAGGGGTGTGTTCGATCTCCCCTTGCAGTTGCACTAACTAGCATTTCACGGCTGCTACGAATCAACCGACTGATTTCCTGGAGAAATCAATCGGGTTCTGGGCCGTCAGATACGTCGCTCGCCACCTGTTGGATTCGATCAACGCCATAGGAGGGTAGCCCTCTCTCGTCGCAGCCGCAACAGAGCAACCAAAGCACGCTGTTGTGGGAAGCAGTGCTGCCCGCCTCGCAAGAGCCGCACCCCCTCACCTGTAGCGCAACGATGCTCCACCAACGATCGTCGGCGACACTTTTCTACAGCGGCAACACCGGTGTAGCGGTGCTCCATCACATCACCAGACGCCGCCAGCAATCGCTGCATTGCAGCACTCAACGCTAGCGCTGCACTACAACACTAGGGGCCGTTGGCGAGCGCTGCATCGTTGCACTGGAAGCCGCCGGTGAAGCTCCATTGCAGCACCGAGCGCTGCAACGCAGCTCCGGGACCGACGTTGAGTGTTGCATCGCAACACCTAGAGCTGCCGGTGAAGCGCCATTATAGCACCAAGCGCAGCATCGCAGCACCGGGAGCCGGTGGTGAAGCTCCATTGCAGCACGGAGCGCTGCATCGCAACACCGGGAGCCGCCGACTAGCACTCCACTTCAGCACAACCACATGACCCCTTCATCCGTTGTAGCACTGCCGTGCAACCCCCCATTGCTGGGCCGGTGCCCCCCTGCACCAACGTCCACGGCGGGCTTGCAGCGATGTCCTCTCCTAGTTGGCCATGGCAGCACAGGAGTACTGCTTCAATTCACCGGTGAAAAAAAGATGGGGCAGGGGATAGAGGAAGAGCATTGACCGGAGGGAGGAGCACGACCTTAGAGGTGCGGGGGAGATGGGGGACAACGATCTCAGAATTGTGTGGCTAAGGCGCTCGCGTGGGCCCCATCAGAGGGAGGAGCATTGACCTAAGGGAAATAAGGATGAGAGTGGAGAAGCGGTGTGCGGGCCCCATCGTGATGCATGGCAGCGGTTGGAGAAGGCTTACGCAGCGCTGTAAGTTCTTTTTAAACATTTTCCTTAGCAATTGGGTTTTTAGATGACATGCTACCGTGACATTGAATTATTTCTGTTTTACTACTTTACTATCATCTGTCTCATAATTTATGATCGTTTTGCAAGCTAAATCAACTTgtaaaacatcttatattatgagacggagggagtagtatattaaaaataataatCCGTGCGTGCAATTCGAGTATTTAAAAAGACAACCTGGCAGAGAGGAGAATAATATATCCTAAAAAAAAGAGAGGGAAATAATTATGAGATGTCCGTGTTGGCCAGCAAATCAAAGTTGAGGTTGCAACGAGTACGAACCCTAGTAGAACCCCGGTAGAGCCGCGGGTAAAAAGGTGGACCCGGGCGCACGGTGACACATCAACCGGCTAGGGTTCTGCCGGGGTCCGACCCAGCCTCGCAGTCGCAGGTAGGGCTGCAGGCTCCCCCTCGCTGCCGCGGCGCCtatcccccgccgccgccgtcgtcgtcgccgccagCTGCAGCTCTCCGCCCGCGACGTCTATCCCGGTCCGTCTCCGCCCCGCGCGCTCGCCGGTCGGTCCGCACCCTGCGCCAAACTACTTGTCGACCTCTCAGGTTCTGCTCTGATCCGATGTGTTTATATCCATAAGAAGAATCGTCTCAAATTGCTTCTGTAGTTCCCCCGGTTCGCATGATTCTGCCTGCCAATTGAGGGATCCGGTGCTTGGGAGCTCACCTCGGGATTGTAATGCGCGATTGTTGCCGGGCGGGAGTAACCCTAGGCGCTGTTTGATGCGTAGTTGTTGAGCTGAACTTACTCGCTTGAATCTGAACGGGCTTGATCTCGCAACTGCGTGCTTAGTTTCCCGGTAAATCCATGTTTTTAGGTGTCTGGGGGACTGGATGTAGCTAAATTTCGTGAGGAATTTATATGGGGGCCAATGCTAATACTGAGTTTTAAAAGATTTCTGCCGTTGCTTGAAAATTACGCAGCTTAGCTTGGAGAACTGCGTTACTCGAGGCGTTGGGATGCAGTGGGGTTTTGTGTTAGTGTCGGTCAAACTTATGAGCTTGATAATACATTTTATTCCCCTGCCCACAACACCAACTATGAGGCTACTTTTTGCTCTTGTTGTGAATTTTGACTTTCAGTAATTTTGTCTAAATGATATGTATAGCCAGGATAACACCTTCATAACACACATACCTACCTGTAAACTGAAGTCCCCTACAATTTCATCTAGGATTCCAGGGTTACCTACTCAAGTGGGCTTTATATGAGAAAATTTGGATTTTTGCGGTGGTTTGAGATTTGTACACTCCACTATTTTATGTTGCTCGCTTGTAATTTGGGTTATGTTTTTTTTTCCGACAGTCCCACTTAAGATGTGTTTGAGGATTGTGTATCTCATGTGTATTGGGTTTAGTTTCTTGCCGGTCGAATATAGTCGCTTGCTTTAGGTCAAACAGCTGCCTTCAAGAAAATATCATGTTTGTTGATCTCTCCCCATTCATTCTGCTGGCTTTGCTAAAGCTCTGGTCTTAGTTAAGTTTGGAGTACCCTGTTTCTGTGTTATGCTCCCAGACTCAGGAAAACACCTTGAACGCCATGGACTCAGGAAAATAAACTTGAAAGAACAAATAGCAACTTGTGCAGTGGTCATTACTCGCATGCAACAATTTTACAATTTCATTAATGTCGCCATCCTTGTAAATGGAGGAAATGCATTGATGTTGTATTGAAGAAACTCTTTTGTTTGTTGTTTTGTCATCCATGGGTCACAAATTTGTTCAATTACTGGGCTTCTGTGAAGGACAGACTGTTCAATGAAGCTGTATGAATATGCCCTTTTTATGTTCCACTGAAGATTTTTTTAGATTTAGAGTATTGGGAACATATAGTTTGATATCTGTCTTAGCGCTTCACGACTTCATCGATgttatttttttttcaaattaaTGTGTATATGTACATGCCTAGTTGTACCTTCCTCCTGTTTATGCAGGGACGGAGGCAGGAATGAGTAGGGGGGCAAATAAAAGTTACTAAAGCTTAGAGGGGGCCAAGTAGAAATTGTTTGTTGTTTTGCACTTAGATTTGAAGAGTATATGAAAAAAAAATcttaaggggggggggggggcgcatgGCTCCCCCTTGGCCCTTTGCTCCGTCACTGTGTTTATGTATGCTTATGATGTTAAGTTTGCAAGCGATGACATAATATATCTCATTTTGTCAGGTTCTTTAGAAGAAAAGAGGAAAATCATACATGGATATCATGCAGACAAGTGATTCTTCCCAATATGGAGTTGTAGAAAACAGCCCATATAGATTTCCCTATAATAAACGTGTGGAAGATGGCAACCTTGGTGCTTCGTGGTATTTTAGTAGAAAAGAAATAGAGGAGAATTCCCTTTCAAGAAGAGATGGCATTAGTCTGAAGAAGGAGTCTTTCCTTCGCAAGTCATACTGCACTTTTCTTCAAGATCTGGGAGTGAGGCTTAAAGTGTAAGAACATATAGTACAATGCATATTTTATTGTTACTTGTTTTCTTGTAAAGTATAGCAAGCTAGTTTAGCAGTATTATTTGAATCATACCTGTTCTTTTCAAGTTTCTGTAGTCAACTTGACTTTTTATTATAACTTAGTTTTTTTAACAAACTTCCATTTCTTTCTTGTTTCATCGTCAAcaatatttgaaaaaaaatcatgatcGATATCATGCACATTTTATTTCCAAATCCAAGGAAAGTCTAGTGCACATCTAAAACATAAGTGATTACATTCTGTTGTTGACAGTGGTTGTTCTCTAGTGTACATGACTACATTTTGTATCCTAGGTTGCACCTCTAGCAGACAGAATATCCGGGGTCTCCTTAGTTGGGAGCCAAGCTCTGCCATGGTTTATCACACTCCCTCAAGGCTAGTTTGACCAAGTTAAGCAAGTGTTTGGTTCAAAGCCACGTTTTCTGCACGCCAAACATTTTTTTAGCTGGGTTCCAAGCGCCATAGACACATGCACTTGTAGCATGAATTATGTAGACAAGCTAAGTTGTGGACTGTGGTTCCATTTTTCTGTACCAGCGGAGTTAGGCAAAAATGCCTAACATCTTACACAGTCTTAGGCTGCGAATCAAACATGCCTTTAGTGGAATTATTTAATGGCAGGAATATCTGAAACAAGCACTGTACGCAACTTTTTGTTAAAAAGATATCAGGGATGCAAATTGATTCAGAAGATTAGAAACGTCACCTCTGCTGATCGAGGGGACATATGTATAGGTTTGAAAGAAACATAGAATGTCCTTATTGTGATAGGTTGCCAAGCATGTGCTTGGGCTGGTCATGTGGCAATTTAAGCATTGCCCCATCAAGAATTGACTTGTCCATTTTTTACTGGAGTTTTAATTGATTATATTGAATAAGTGTTTAATCATGCAATATCTGCGCTATATTAGACATTTAATAATTATTTGATTGTTGACTTGTCCAGTTTTTCTTCTTCCTAAGCATTTGGTCATGTGTACATTGATTTTCAGCCTACTCCATATAACCTTGAACTTTGTTTGTTAGCTTTATTTTCTTTGACAATATCCAGAGATGGTTTTGAACTAATTGCTTAGATATGATGGTAAATCTATCTGATATTTGTGTTTGACAAATTGCAACATATGCATGTGACCACATAACTACTGTTCAGTTTTTCCCTTTAAAAAGGGGTTTATATACTTTTTTTCAGAAGCACACGGCTCTGTCAGGCATAACTTCTTAGCACATTGGCCCTTGACCCCAGTGTTAGACTCATTGATTCATTACTTTAATGCCACCGTTCTTGTCGAGCATGCAGCGATGGGTGATCACATGACATCCTTGTTTAGCTAGCGACAACAGAAGAGATCAAACACTGTTTATTATTTTTGTTTAGGCCTTTATGTGTCTTTAGAATACTTGCACCATGAAAGTTTATGAATCAGTCCATGTATAGTACTGCATCAATTATGCTTTGTTTGCATGTTAGTAGTTCTATATAGTGCATCTTTCCTTCTTATGACAGATGGCTTTGAAATGTAGGCCTCCAGTGACAATTGCTACAGCTATTGTATTCTGTCATCGTTTTTTCCTTCGACAATCTCATGCCAAAAATGATAGACTGGTAAGCCCTACTTAAATTTGTATGGGCTTGTACATGTTTGTTGTCAGACAGCATGCACATTATATGCATGGTAGGCAGTATTATACTTTTCTAACATGTGTTCAATCATGAATGCTGCCACCCATATGTGAAACACACTTTTTTAGTTTGCTGTCACTTGTAGGCAGTATTCTAGTTTCTAGTTTGCTGTCACTTGTAAACCCAATATTTTATTGGATTCCATGATATGGTTCATCTTGTTCAGTTCTGCAGAAGAAACATGCATTTTTTTTGTGTGTGTAGTGTACAGCATAGAGCACGTGGCATACAATTTGTTATTTGGGGTTAGCGTTTTTTTCAAAATCAACTACTCATTGCAAGTTATCAATGAAAGTTCATTACAACCTGCAGACAGTAGCCACAGTTTGCATGTTCTTGGCGGGTAAAGTTGAAGAAACACCCATACCCCTGAAGGATGTCATACTAATTTCTTATGAGATCATCCACAAAAAGGATCCTGGTGCTGTTGCTCGAATTAAGCAAAAGGTTAGATGTTTTGTTGTTGACACTGtcttgatattccttttcttagTTGCCAATGGTATCCTTGTTTCCCCACACTTCTATTATTCATAAAGCTGCAAGTTTTTGTTTACAGTCGATGCATTTTATTCCCTGATTACTGTGACAGAAATGGTAGTTGAGACTATTTGTGTTGGTTTTGTGCAGGAAGTCTATGAACAACAGAAGAAACTTCTTTTAATTGGGGAGCGTGCTGTGCTTGTAACACTTGATTTTGACTTCAATGTGCATCACCCATACAAGCCCTTGGTTGAAGCAATAAAAAAACTCAAGATTGCTCAAAAGGAACTTGCTCAAGTTGCCTGGAGTTTTGTCAATGATGGGTATGCTAAGACTACTCTTATATTCTTTAAAAATTACTAATCCCCTGTTATGCCTATTTACTACGCCTTGAAAGGGCTGTACAGGCTGTGTACATCTCTTTGCCTGCAATTTAAGCCCCAACATATTGCGGCCGGCGCAATCTTCCTTGCTGCGAAGTTCCTTAAAGTCAAGCTTCCAGCAGATGGTGAGAAGGTCTGGTGGCAAGATTTTGATGTAACCCCGTGGCAGTTGGAAGGTTGGTCTCTACATATGGTCAGTTGTGCATATTTGCACTATTGCAGTATTCATTGTCGTAAGGATAGTATTTCTTATCCTCACAAGTAGCAGCAGATGTTATCATGCTTTAGTTGTCAATGGAACCCCTGAGAATTGGAGAACCAAAATTTATCATATATTCAAAACTGGTAGTGGAATTAGGTTGCTTAGGTCAAAGACACAAGTTATTTTGTGATGTGCACAAGGGAAAGTTTTGAGCACTAG encodes:
- the LOC125550973 gene encoding cyclin-T1-3-like, with the protein product MDIMQTSDSSQYGVVENSPYRFPYNKRVEDGNLGASWYFSRKEIEENSLSRRDGISLKKESFLRKSYCTFLQDLGVRLKVPPVTIATAIVFCHRFFLRQSHAKNDRLTVATVCMFLAGKVEETPIPLKDVILISYEIIHKKDPGAVARIKQKEVYEQQKKLLLIGERAVLVTLDFDFNVHHPYKPLVEAIKKLKIAQKELAQVAWSFVNDGLCTSLCLQFKPQHIAAGAIFLAAKFLKVKLPADGEKVWWQDFDVTPWQLEEVSNQMMELYGPPPSQGNDTKSSSAGLANQHALEKAPGAAEEPPAHKNHSASRQPSLPDCHGHSQHDPERQGSNQRIAQTEERDGTATSNEGLNTSPSAMDAVEKINKDHQNVAHTAEDTEEGGLCHSLEPGNPKRKEHRSHDHSGERDLKRLRS